The DNA sequence aagtctttggacctgtagtccatacacctgaagatgtaaaacctgttggataccgatgggtatttgtgagaaaacgaaatgagaaaaatgaagttgtgcgctacaatgcccgacttgtggcacaaggtttttcacaaaggcccggtatatattatgaagaaacgtattcccctgtagtagatgcgataacattgcattatttggtcagtttatctgcatatcataaactgcatatgcatttaatggatgtggtaacagcctatttgtacggctcattagatcatgatatctatatgaaagttcCTGAAGGACTAAaaatatctaaaccatccaatgaatattcacaagggttatactcagtcaaattgtaAAGATTTTTATATGATCTAAAGCAATCtagacgaatgtggtataatagccttactgagtatctggccaaacacggattcaagaatgatgatatctacccatgtgttttcataaagaaatttgcatctgggttcattataattgctgtgtacgttgatgatttaaatatcattggaactcctgaagagattccaacaattataaaaactctaaaaaaagagtttgagatgaaagatcttggaaaaactaaattttgtctcgaccTGCAGATCAAGAAtacaaaaaatgggatctttattcatcaaacaacatacacagaaaagatcttgaagagattttatatggataagtcgcATCCATTAAGTACTcaaatgatcgtaagatctttagATGTGGAAAAGGATCAGTTCCGTCCTaaggaagaaaataaagatatcattggtcctgaagtaccatatttTAGTACCATTGGAgtgctaatgtatcttgctaataatacaagacccgatatatcatttgctgtaaatttactagcaagatatagttcctctccaaccagaagacattgaagtggaatcaaacaaatctttcgatatcttcatggaacggttgatatgggattgttttatccctatggatccaagtcacaactagttggctatgcagatgctggatacttgtctgatccacataaagggagatctcaaataGGATACCTGTttacatatggtggtacagctatatcgtggaggtccacgaaacagacaatagcagcaacctcctctaatcatgccaAAATACTAGCGATTCATGAAGCAAGTCGCAAGTGTTTTTGGCTCAggagtttgatccaatatattctgtcatcatgtggactgattgatcataagatagctccaactgtcttgtttgaagataatacagcatgcattgctcaacttaaaggcgaatacatcaaaggtgatagaacaaaacatatttctcccaaattcttcttcacttatgatcttcaaaatcaagggacaattgatgtccaacagatatgctcaagtgacaatctggtagatttatttacaaagtcactcccaaaatcctcctttgaaagattggtacatgagattgggatgcgccgatttcgaaatataaaataatgtcggcaagagggggagactgtactcttttttccttggtaaggttttttttccattgggtttttcttgacaaggtttttaatgaggcagtcccatCACTAAAGgatattgtattttttttccttcactaaggtttttttccactgtgtttttctttagtaaggttttaacgaggcaataatcctaaatggtcatccaagCGGGAGTGTTGTAATAAGATCAAATGAGGTGGATGACCATCATTTAATATGGGTGGTTCATATTTACAATATTAAAAGCTGAAGATATcaagaaaaaatgaatttaatgaTGGTTGAAAAGGAATACCTTTTGTATGTATAAATAGAGGAAGTGAACGTATGAAACAACACACATCAATAAAGTATTTCTTCTCTCTTTACGTACAATATAAagcttttctttctctttctcttcataTACTACAAAtacaatattaatatataaattattgttattatgGTAGGATATTAATATTAGTGAATATTAATACTAGAGTCTTTGATTTACACTTCTTTATTTTATCTTccttatttagttattttataatattaaacaACGTTAATTAATTTTTGCCACTAATGATTATATTAAATGAAAGAGAGTCAAACCAGCaataaagaataaatataataattgaaTTTTCAATATACTCTAAATTATCAAGTGCGaatacttttttaatttattgtgtTTATATTGGACAAATTTTAGATATGATACTTATCAATTTTGTTCGACATACTTATTTTCTATGTCCAATCGTgtttagataaaaaataattttttttagatatgtTTGAACACATCTAAATACTATCATATATTAGCGTatctaatttattcttaacatgtatttttgaaatgagtttagaaatagtatatattattaattattaaaacaaaatattttaaatccattatataattaaaaaaagatattaaaaataattaaaaagttaatttatgatttaatattaataaaatactaaaataatattataatttattttaaaaaaattgatattttatatatatatcgtGTCTCCGtgtcttataaaaattttaaatttgcatATTTTTATATCCCATGTCATTTCATATCTCGTATCATATCCCGTATTCGTCCGTATATCATAGTTTGtgagaatattttttatacatataataattatcatatattatCACGTTATTAAaagtaactaatttttaaagtttaaatttataaatttaattgaatggtcaaataaatttttttaaactataattaatttttaaagttttaatttataaatttaattaaatgatcaaataaaaatttttaaattatctttatattaaaataaaactcattacctaaaaaataactattctcttttaatttatttatttctaagaCTATATGTTTAAGCTAaagtggaaaaaaaattaataaaagagagaataaaaaagtagattaatttttgtgatttgattaaaaagaaaataaaataaaaatatgaaaaatattagaagatcatttgaatttatatcttttattatcaattaattattaatatataaataactaaacatatagaataaaataaattgttaaATTACTAAACTAAAAAATTGAGTTAATAACTAAGTGacaataaaaaatgataataaattcTCATCATCtcttattatttgtttaaaaatataaaagaaataaaaaaatgatggATCCACctaaaaaatttctttttcgttgTGGAGAAAAATAAAGGAGTAATTGACtgtataaatatatacattttttttcgTCCAAATGACTAAAAGAGTAATTGACACAGATTAAAGACTAATCTGCCGCGGTACTGAGCTCTATTTAAGGGTTTGCTATTGGCTAATAGATTGCTGCATGTACAAGGCGGGATTCTAAccccgacacttgcttaagcggatTAGTGAGCTAATTACTAGACCAATCCAacttaactaaaaaaaattaagattttactccacgttttttcttttctttttttttatacttCCTCTTCACTAAAtccaaataataattaaaattcaaagtttaaatttataaatttaattgaatGGTCAAGTACTCCTTAAACTAGTTTTCTAGTAGTGAGTGAAACTCCTTAAACTTTTTATAcgttaaaattaaactcattaTCTAAAAGAAATACCTACTCTctttaatttaaactttaattacattttatttttgtcaaaaaaaattcacattaaaaatttaatatatttagacataaattatgtaaaaatattagacaactaatatattttttaatcaatgctaataaacttttcttttttttttctattaaaagtACTGGTCTTTTAATATTCTCAACAACAATATTATAGAAAcaatacaaaaattaattatcgatatttaaaaatatttgcaaaaaatatgatgatgaacTAGGGAATTAATAGCTTGTTTggattttaagaaaaaaaattgatatttttttttagaaaaatcttttaaattttttttatttaaatttttttatttatcaattatgtttgagtacaataatataaaattactttttttatttatgatgtaaaaaagattttgtttaagattttttaaaaaaatataaaatatactctctcaaaaaaaatattttttattttttaatacttttatttttattactgaaaatttgttaaatatattaaaaaataaaaagttttttttattaaattttttccTCTATCAACTTAATAACatttaaataaatactaaaaatattaaattattaattaaaaatactgattaatataaattaatattaatagttCGGAAGTGTTTTTCATTCCATAAATTATATTTACATTGAATTTTAAATACactacaaattttaaaatatggGATATTTGAAAAGGGAGGACGGAAATATAGCACTATATAAGGGTAGTATTATTCACATTTCACACTAATCATGATTGCTTTGTAACGAGCTCCACAACAACATTTTAAATTCCGGTCTTTTACATTTTATTCTTATTTGCCGGCGCATTTCTCTGATCTCTACATATATAACAACGTTAACATatctttttcttcatttctctattttttgttCTGTTATTCTTTCCCATTTCCAAATGTataagaaaaagactagtgattTCACGGACTCAATTACCTCCTCGTCCTCAATTTCTGCTCATCTCAAAAATGGAAAAGTCGTTACTTCCCGCTTCATGTCTTCTCCTTCGCTTGCTGATCATATAACCAATGATAGGCTTAGAGACAAAGAGCATCACAAATCCACCAACAGCAACACATCTTCAACCTCCGCTTCCTCTCTCACCAGGCAGAAATCCAAGAACCATGTTAACAGCGCTTCTTCCAAAGAGAACGATGGACCCTCTTTTGCTGCTTCTCTAAGAAACATTGTAAAGTTTGCTTCCTCGTCACCGTCTACTATCATGTAAGATTCTATAAACTTAATTTTGTGATCTGTTTTCTACTTATTGTAACCAAGATAATATACTATTTAATCCGTAAACTTGCACACaaactttaatttaattcttaaaattttaattatttttatctagTTTTCAAATTTTACTAACATAgctgatgttagtcaaatcatTTTCGTTAACGAAATAGATAGCTGGACGACACGCTTGCTTGACTCAGTGAAGGAAGATCATTTTGGTTTTGCCGTTTTGgcattcaaataataaaaaaacaatatTATAAATAgtgtttattaattttttttccaaaacaaATAATGTGATGTTGTTTTCGGCTATTTAAACGCAAAATTAAAACTCCATCATTTTACATGCATCTCAACTACTCACCTATTCGTTGGAAGAagaatttaatataaaaaaaattttagaaaacatacaaattaatatgatttttgaaaaaaatgtgattCTCTTTTAGTATCATATGATTGATGTCTTAAATTGAACATATAATGTTCACATAAAGTAACTGTTACACACTTAATGCgaaaacttaattaattattttaaaacgGTTCAAAGGTCAAACTAACTCATTAATAACATTagcattattttttaaaaaaaattgtattatttactcttaaaaaaataaaataaaataccttgttaattagaattatataagtactaatttgaattgattttttttaatgaaaaagtactcatttttttaaataaagtatttttattcaatttaaaacTATTTAGATACTtcttaaaaaaaagtatttttattttaaaaaaataaattatttactttttctaaAAGTTAAACAATACCTTacttaaaaaaacaaaaacgaACGACAttctcttttttaaaatttataaaataatttttgtctgttagatttttttaaaaagataaaaaataagtaattttttaaaattcaattcaaattaacTCTAAGCGATGGTTTTAAATGGATTAGttgagtgaaaaaaaaaagtaattttttaaaataaaatatttttattaaattctaattacgtttagatatattttaaaaaatatttttattataaaaataaattatttatttttttaaaattaacaatatcttattaaaaaaataaaaataaaagacattTTTAGTCTTTGAaatttctatttaaaaatttatctaaatatgaaataactttttttttaaaaaaatagtctCAACTGAgccttattttaaaaaaatatatatatatatatatatatatatatatatatatatatatatatatatatatatatatatatatataagagagCTTTTAACCTTCTAGATAAGAGTGAAGAGGGAGAAAAAGAGGAgagaatttaataaaattaaaaaaaatattaattaagccaaaaataataaatttagcaaaacttttaaatattactAAATTTATGTTGTTGCTGTATAATTACccacttatttttaatatatattttacacaAATACTCGATTTTTAGTATAGCATAATTAGTttgtaaattatattttgaattgaACGTTGGTAAAGGAAGAatcataatttataaattatttaataataagaaTTTATATATCATTGTAAATTTCATTTTTTACTTCTAATACAATTGACATACTCTTTCTCAGATAGAATTTCTTATTATGGTCACCATCAAGCTAATATAAGCACTCAAATAAATCCTATTTCACTTCAATTTGATGCTGATTTGTGGAAAAAAATTCCATCTCTAAAGTGattatttcatttaatttgtgTACATATAATTGTAATTGTAATTGTACTTCTAATTTTTGCAACATAgatcatcaccatcatcttcctcttcctcgGTGAAGAAACAAAGTTCCAACGATACATTATGCATTGGTCCGGCAAGGTTATCTCTGGATGAAAATGCGTTGTACAAGAAATCCTTGTCTTCTTCACGTAGAAACCACCAAGATTACTATTCTAACGTCTCGAATTCAGTTGAATCGGAACCTGGTTATTTCAATTCTCCATCAAGAACTACAACATCTAGAAAACTTGGTAGAGAGGTTCCTTCCAAGTACATGGTGATGACCACTGATGCAGCATCGTTCGACGAGTCCATGCTATCAACGGCGAAGAACAAGAACACAATGTTGCAGAAAAGCAGCTCTATAAAGAGGGTAAACTCGCTTGTTAATGGGTACAAGAGTTCAATGTCTCAGTGGGCGTTATCTCCTGGGAGATCAGGGTCACCAACTATGTGTGTGGACAAGAAGGATAAACTACCGTCTTCGTTTTCGAGCTTGAGGCCGCAGAAGAATAATAAGAGCGTGGAGAAGATTCTGAGCATGGGTTTTGATCTATTCAGGACAAagaaatcttcttcttcttctaactCTGAGGATCTTCATTTGCTACGCTTGCTTGATAATCGTTTCATGCAGTGGCGGTTCGCTAATGCTAGAGCTCAGGTTGTGAACGAAAATCTTACTCATACGGTTCAGGTATGTCTTTAACTGTAAAATCGTTAATTATGGATAGTATCTTGTCATGATTCCATTTCTTTTTAGAGTGTTAAGTTTAGATAGATAGAtatacataaagaaaattagaatagttgatttgaaattgaataatcaataaaaatatgACTTAGCATATCTAACTTATATAGATTAACAATTAATGTGCTGTTATTATTGAACACCCAAATTAGTTAATGTTAAAAGAATTTTAGATCAAACATTTTAGTCTGACAAATTTTTAttctctaaaattttttaaaaattactctattaaaataatattatttctctgttattttcatttaaaattttaatatatattatattaaataaataaactcttaacaaattctattattattattattatttggtaTATGGTTTGTACGTTGGTTggtgcttttttctttttctatctttaaTAGCAAAAGGAATATATGGATTTTGATGGTTTTGTGAACCGTGAATGTTTTTTCAGAGTAATTTAACATGTGCTTTGGATGGTCTGACAAAGTTGAGAAATTCAGTGATGCAAAAGAAGATACAGCTTGAGAGGGAAAAGCTTAGGATGAAGCTCAACCTTGTACTACGTTCTCAAGTAAGTATAATCAAACTCTATCACA is a window from the Arachis stenosperma cultivar V10309 chromosome 3, arast.V10309.gnm1.PFL2, whole genome shotgun sequence genome containing:
- the LOC130970522 gene encoding QWRF motif-containing protein 3-like isoform X1, translating into MYKKKTSDFTDSITSSSSISAHLKNGKVVTSRFMSSPSLADHITNDRLRDKEHHKSTNSNTSSTSASSLTRQKSKNHVNSASSKENDGPSFAASLRNIVKFASSSPSTIISSPSSSSSSVKKQSSNDTLCIGPARLSLDENALYKKSLSSSRRNHQDYYSNVSNSVESEPGYFNSPSRTTTSRKLGREVPSKYMVMTTDAASFDESMLSTAKNKNTMLQKSSSIKRVNSLVNGYKSSMSQWALSPGRSGSPTMCVDKKDKLPSSFSSLRPQKNNKSVEKILSMGFDLFRTKKSSSSSNSEDLHLLRLLDNRFMQWRFANARAQVVNENLTHTVQSNLTCALDGLTKLRNSVMQKKIQLEREKLRMKLNLVLRSQMKLLESWGAMERQHKAEIAAMKDCLHSVVCKVPLLEGATVDIQSAFIAERQASDLTDSINLMLNSFSLPAYKTAELVSELAEVVAQEKLLLEEFYDLFHAVRLLELRERSLKCSLIQLQ
- the LOC130970522 gene encoding QWRF motif-containing protein 3-like isoform X2, with translation MYKKKTSDFTDSITSSSSISAHLKNGKVVTSRFMSSPSLADHITNDRLRDKEHHKSTNSNTSSTSASSLTRQKSKNHVNSASSKENDGPSFAASLRNIVKFASSSPSTIISSPSSSSSSVKKQSSNDTLCIGPARLSLDENALYKKSLSSSRRNHQDYYSNVSNSVESEPGYFNSPSRTTTSRKLGREVPSKYMVMTTDAASFDESMLSTAKNKNTMLQKSSSIKRVNSLVNGYKSSMSQWALSPGRSGSPTMCVDKKDKLPSSFSSLRPQKNNKSVEKILSMGFDLFRTKKSSSSSNSEDLHLLRLLDNRFMQWRFANARAQVVNENLTHTVQSNLTCALDGLTKLRNSVMQKKIQLEREKLRMKLNLVLRSQMKLLESWGAMERQHKAEIAAMKDCLHSVVCKVPLLEGATVDIQSAFIAERQASDLTDSINLMLNSFSLPN